In Nocardioides daphniae, the DNA window GTCGCCGCCGAGCTTGGCGAGCGCGACCTCGGCACCCTTGAGGAGGAGCCAGGCGCAGACGACGTCGCCGAGGACCATCAGCACGCGGGTGGTGTTGAGGCCGACCTTGTAGATGTTCTTGATGTCCTCCTGCGCGGACATCAGGTCGTTGATCATGTGACCGACCAGCGCGTTGGCGTCCTCGAGGGCCTTGGCCAGCAGGCCACGCTCGACCTTGAGGCGCTCGTCGGCGTCGGCGGAGCCGATGAAGGCCTCGATCTCCTTGGCCAGGTGGCCCAGGGCGGCGCCCTGGTTCTTCACGATCTTGCGGAAGAAGAAGTCCTGGCCCTGGATGGCCGTGGTGCCCTCGTACAGCGTGTCGATCTTGGCGTCACGCACGTACTGCTCGAGCGGGTACTCCTGCAGGAAGCCGGAGCCACCGAAGGTCTGGAGCGACTCGGTGCCGAGCAGCACCCACGAACGCTCCGAGCCGTATCCCTTGACGATCGGGAGCAGCAGGTCGTTGACCGCGACGGCGAGCTTGGCCTCGGGGGAGTCGGAGCGACCCTCGTGCTCGGCCAGGTAGACCTCGTCCTGCCAGGTGGCGGTGTAGAGGACCAGCGAGCGCATGGCCTCGGCGAACGCCTTCTGGGTCATCAGCGAGCGGCGCACGTCGGGGTGGTGCGTGATGGTGACGCGCGGGGCGGTCTTGTCGGCCGACTGGGTGAGGTCAGCACCCTGGACGCGGGACTTCGCGTACTCCAGCGCGTTGAGGTAACCGGTCGACAGGGTCGCGATGGCCTTGGTGCCGACCATCATGCGGGCGTTCTCGATGACGTCGAACATCTGCGCGATGCCGTCGTGCACCTCGCCGACGAGCCAGCCCTTGGCGGGCTCGCCGCCACCGACCTGCGGGTCGCCGAAGGTGACCTCGCAGGTGTTGGAGACCTTGATGCCCATCTTGTGCTCGACGTTGGTCACGTAGATGCCGTTGCGCTCACCCGTGAGCTCGCCGGTCTCGTGGTCGAAGTGCCACTCGGGCATCCAGAAGAGCGAGAGACCCTTGGTGCCGGGGCCGCCAGCGCCCTCGACGCCCTCGGGGCGGGCGAGGACCAGGTGCATGACGTTCTCGGTCATGTCGTTGGTGGCGGAGGTGATGAAGCGCTTCACGCCGGTGACGTTCCACGAGCCGTCCTCGTTGGGGGTGGCCTTCGTGCGGCCCGCACCCACGTCGGAGCCGGCGTCGGGCTCGGTGAGGACCATGGTGCAGCCCCACTGGCGCTCGACCATGATCTCGGCGATGCGCTTGTCGCGCTCCACGCCGTTGGCGTTGTTCCAGATGACGCCGGCGAACGGTGCGCCAGCGGCGTACATCCACACGGGGGCGTTGGCGCCGAGCACCATCTCGCCCAGGGCCCACACGATGGACGGCGGGGCGGGGGTGCCACCGAGCTCCTCGCGGATCTGCAGGCGCCAGAACTCGGAGTCCATCCACGCCTGGTACGACTTCTTGAAGGAGTCGCCCAGCGGGGCGGCGTTGGTCTTGGGGTCGAAGACGGGCGGGTTGCGGTCGCTGTCCTCGTACGACGCGGCGAGGTCCTCGCGGGAGAGGCGCTCGACCTCGGCCAGCACCTCACGAGCGGTGTCGCCGTCGACCTCGGCGAAGGGTCCCTGGCCGAGGATCTCGTCGCGGCCGAGCACCTCGAAGAGGTTGAACTCGATGTCGCGCAGGTTGCTCTTGTAGTGGCTCACTGCCCCACCTGTTCCTATCCGTTCGAACCGCGCCTCGGTGGCGGGTCTTGTCCGTGAATCGACGGGCGGCTTACGCGGGGATCCCTGCGGTGCTACCAGTCAGTAACTTAGATTGTGCCTTGAGAATCGCCCCCGCGCAACACGCAATCCGGTGATGTGTGCAACTCGACGCACAGGGTTGCGCCGTGGCGCGCGACACGTCCACCCCTGCGCGCAGCCTGAGCGGGCGCTGCGCTTGACTGAACCAAACTCATCAATGTTTACTATTTCGGGTTAGTTAGGCAATACAGGTTTCGCGATACGGATGGGCACATGCGGCAACTGATCGTCCTCGGACTGGTGGGCTTCCTCGCCCAGTTGATCGACGGCTCCCTGGGCATGGCCTACGGGGTCACCTCCTCGACGCTGCTGCTCGCCGCCGGAGTCGCTCCCGCGGCGGCGTCGGCCGCCGTGCACTTCTCCGAGATCGGCACCTCGCTGGTCTCTGGCTTCAGCCACCACAGGCTCGGCAACGTCGACTGGCGCACGGTCGGGATCCTGGCTGGCCCCGGCTTCGTCGGCGCCTTCCTCGGCGCCACCCTGCTGGTGAACCTCGACGGCGAGGTGGCCAAGCCGATCGTGGCCTGCATCCTTCTTGCCCTGGGCTTCTACGTGGTGTGGCGCTTCCTGGTGCTGGGTGGGCGTCGCCCGACCTTCAAGGGACGCCCTTCCGCGGGCTTCCTCGCCCCGATGGGTCTCTTCGGAGGCGCGCTCGACTCGATCGGCGGCGGCGGCTGGGGCCCGGTCGGCACCACCACCCTGCTCTCCTCGGGCCGGCTCGAGCCCCGCAAGGTGATCGGCTCGATCGACACCTCGGAGTTCGTCGTCGCCGTCGGCGGGTCCCTGGGCTTCCTCGCGGGTCTGGGTGCGTCGAACATCGAGTGGGGCTACGCCATCGCGCTGCTGGTGGGCGGCGTCTTCGCCGCGCCGCTCGCCGCCATGCTGGTGCGCCACCTCCCGGCCCGGATCCTCGGTGTGGCGGCCGGCGGGCTGATCATCTCCACCAACAGCCGGACCCTGGCGCTCTCGTTCGACGCGACCTCCACCACCGTGTGGACCCTGATGGCCGTCGTCTTCGTGGTCTGGATGACCGCCCTGGGTGTCGCCATCCGCAACGAGCGCCTCTCCCGGCGCGCCGCGCAGCCGTCGACCGTCGGCGAGTTGGACGACGACGTACGCGTCCCAGCCGCAGGCTGATCTGACACACTGACCCCATGCGCGTCTCCGCCAAGTCCGACTACGCCCTGCGTGCCCTCATCGAGATGGCCGCGAGCAACGACGGTCGTCCCGTCAGCGCGGAGGAGCTGGGTCGTCGCCAGGAGATCCCGCACGGCTTCCTCCAGGCCATCCTCGCCGACCTGCGCAAGGCCGGCGTCGTGGTCTCCCAGCGCGGGCAGTCCGGCGGTTGGCGCCTGGCTCGTGAGGCCAGCGCGGTCTCCGTCGCCGACGTGATCCGCGCCGTCGACGGCCCGCTCGTCTCCGTCTACGGCCTGCGCCCCGAGTCGGTGCAGTACAACGACTCCGCCGAGGTCCTCCAGCACGTATGGATCGCCGCCCGCCGCTCGCTGCGCGACGTCTTCGAGCAGGTCTCGATCGCTCAGCTCGCCACCGCCGAGCTCCCCGACGCGGTCACCTCGCGGACCGCCGACGAGGACGCCTGGCAGCCGCACTGATCCGTCAGTCGGCCTTCGGCCTGGTCGTGAGCCAGGTCAGCAACGGACGCAGCGACTCCCAGTCACTGCGTACGCGCTCCACCAGGTCGGCGCCGATCGCGTCGGCCTCGAAGCCGTAGGGGCGCCCGACGAAGAGCTGCTTGTGGCGCAGCAGCTCGATCCGCGGGTGGTCAGCGGTGAAGCCTCGGGGTGCGGTCTTGAGGCGGTCACCGCCGACCTCCCAGCCGTCCTTCTCGTACTTCTTCAGCAGCCGCGCCAGTGCCGGCCCGTCCTTGTCGTCGGCCATCGCCTCACGCACCGCTGCCAGCCGCGGACCCGACGCCTCGTAGAAGCCGGCACCCACCCGCGTACCGCGGGGGGAGAGCTCGAAGTACCAGCCCGTCGCCGGGGCCACCGCCACGAACGCGCCCTGGTGGGTCTTGTACGGCGTCTTGTCCTTCGCGAAGCGCACGTCGCGGTAGGGCCGGAAGATCTTCGCGGTGCCGAACTGCGGCTCGAGCGCCGCCATCAGCGCCTCGAACGGGCGACGTACGGCGTCGCGGTAGACGCCCTTGTGCTCCTCCCAGAACGCCTTCGAGTTGTCCATCTCGAGGTCGTCGTA includes these proteins:
- a CDS encoding RrF2 family transcriptional regulator — translated: MRVSAKSDYALRALIEMAASNDGRPVSAEELGRRQEIPHGFLQAILADLRKAGVVVSQRGQSGGWRLAREASAVSVADVIRAVDGPLVSVYGLRPESVQYNDSAEVLQHVWIAARRSLRDVFEQVSIAQLATAELPDAVTSRTADEDAWQPH
- a CDS encoding DUF2461 domain-containing protein; translation: MDFNGFPTAALDFYDDLEMDNSKAFWEEHKGVYRDAVRRPFEALMAALEPQFGTAKIFRPYRDVRFAKDKTPYKTHQGAFVAVAPATGWYFELSPRGTRVGAGFYEASGPRLAAVREAMADDKDGPALARLLKKYEKDGWEVGGDRLKTAPRGFTADHPRIELLRHKQLFVGRPYGFEADAIGADLVERVRSDWESLRPLLTWLTTRPKAD
- a CDS encoding sulfite exporter TauE/SafE family protein, which produces MRQLIVLGLVGFLAQLIDGSLGMAYGVTSSTLLLAAGVAPAAASAAVHFSEIGTSLVSGFSHHRLGNVDWRTVGILAGPGFVGAFLGATLLVNLDGEVAKPIVACILLALGFYVVWRFLVLGGRRPTFKGRPSAGFLAPMGLFGGALDSIGGGGWGPVGTTTLLSSGRLEPRKVIGSIDTSEFVVAVGGSLGFLAGLGASNIEWGYAIALLVGGVFAAPLAAMLVRHLPARILGVAAGGLIISTNSRTLALSFDATSTTVWTLMAVVFVVWMTALGVAIRNERLSRRAAQPSTVGELDDDVRVPAAG
- a CDS encoding acyl-CoA dehydrogenase, translating into MSHYKSNLRDIEFNLFEVLGRDEILGQGPFAEVDGDTAREVLAEVERLSREDLAASYEDSDRNPPVFDPKTNAAPLGDSFKKSYQAWMDSEFWRLQIREELGGTPAPPSIVWALGEMVLGANAPVWMYAAGAPFAGVIWNNANGVERDKRIAEIMVERQWGCTMVLTEPDAGSDVGAGRTKATPNEDGSWNVTGVKRFITSATNDMTENVMHLVLARPEGVEGAGGPGTKGLSLFWMPEWHFDHETGELTGERNGIYVTNVEHKMGIKVSNTCEVTFGDPQVGGGEPAKGWLVGEVHDGIAQMFDVIENARMMVGTKAIATLSTGYLNALEYAKSRVQGADLTQSADKTAPRVTITHHPDVRRSLMTQKAFAEAMRSLVLYTATWQDEVYLAEHEGRSDSPEAKLAVAVNDLLLPIVKGYGSERSWVLLGTESLQTFGGSGFLQEYPLEQYVRDAKIDTLYEGTTAIQGQDFFFRKIVKNQGAALGHLAKEIEAFIGSADADERLKVERGLLAKALEDANALVGHMINDLMSAQEDIKNIYKVGLNTTRVLMVLGDVVCAWLLLKGAEVALAKLGGDVSAKDKAFYEGKVAAASWFATQNLPKISSELAIAQATDNSIMEIDEAAF